The sequence ACATGACAGAAGGCAGAAAGAATAAAGTGAAATCTCAACTTAAAAGTCATCTGAGACTGCTACTGCCTCAAAAAGAATTCAGCCACAGACCTTTTACTATTAACTAACTACTTAATTGACAGGCAAAGGTAAGACAGAAAGAAGTGGAGGTATTATAAATGCTCTTGTCTACATATTGTACAGTATGTTTTTTGAGTTACAGAAGCCTCCAGAAGCATGCAGATGGTTGCAGTGAGATAGCCCAACTACCTGGCAGATGTTTGTGAAAAATGACATCAGGACTCAAACAGTCCCACAGTTTTTAGAACATGTTGAGGACACCTTCCAGCCACAGAGattgaacagaagaaaaacaattttgtatttgaaattctgaaaattctcttcaggaaaagaaGCTACGACCAGCAGGGTGGAATGTCATTTGAATAAAAGCCCTCAGGATAAAAGAGTCAGgaattcaggaaaagaaagaattaatgcAGAGGAACAAGGACTATGGAGaacaaagacaaattttaagaaaatcaagGCACGAGGTAAAAGCAGCTTCcccacaaatacattttatgggCAAAAAGAATACAGGAGAGTTTGATGCTACTTAAAGAACTGTATTTAAAACTCTAATTGCAActttacaaattatttcttaatcACAAATTTAAgaaccattaaaaatatttctaacaataattaaatacaaatcAAAAAGATCACACTAGATTACTGTGGTCAGGAGCAGTATGGTTAAAACAAACGCTTCCTGACTGTCATAAGCTTCGTACGAAGAAATGCATGACAAtaaaagaacagtaaaaatgaCCCATGATTAAAGGTGATACAAAGAAACGGAACAagtattctgaaataaaatcagtaaagaCACATGCATGACATAAAACCAGAAAGAACCACTAACTAAAAGGTTACACAAACAAACCACAtgtaagaaaagatttttttttttttaattaaaggagCTATATTTCTCAGTAAGTATGGAGAAAGAACCACTTAACATATATTCAATAAAAGTTACCGGTAAACCTGTAAACAGCTAGCAAAATCCTTCAAGATCTTGCAGGGAAGTGAACAGCAGCAAGATAGTGACAAACAACAAACCTATCTGGGTCTCTTCAGGAAAAGGGTATAGGTGTATACAAGTAATAGTAGTCAAAGTGATCAAATGACTAAATAAACAACACATGTAAAATCTTGGAGGATAAGATGATAAAAATAGCATGGATTTGTTAAGAATAAATGCTGAATTATTTGATGGAATAACTAGACTGATGGCAAAGACGAAAGCAAATGCTACAGCTTACTATTAGTACAACTTCTGACCCTATGTCTATGATACATTACTCCCAAGAAAAGAGCAATTGACTAGCTTAAATCAGGAGAGGAGCTTGGTTTGGAAATTGCTGTCAGGATTCTTCATTAATCAGTACTAGTCTAGTTCTAGCTGTGTCTTCATCTTCCGATTTCATCATCTCTGTGTACTTGCCAAACTATTACTGATACTTTATTCCATATGTActacattaataaaaataaaacacccatAATTAAGttaaagtaatgaaaatgatacCCTCATTTTGAATTAGATAACATTATATATTTCAtgaccttttttccccttccgtGCTTTTGTGTTCATCTTCCCTTCCACAGTACCCCATCCATCTTAACCTGCAAACCCAAAGttcttttcccttccaaatGGCATTAAAATCACAGTTATACCACTAAGTGGTTAGCTTCTGCTTTCACTAACTAACTTTCAGTTACTGCTGTTTCAGTAATAATACACTTTTGTCTGATATCAGATTAATATACAATAACTTTAGATGACTGTCTGCTAAGAACTATGTAAAAACTGAGACTTTGTGTCatgatttattatttactttccCCACTATGCAGTCCCTAACTAAAAGTTAATTTCTCTCTAAATatctaataacattttttttctttcaaaagtaaGCTCAAACAGTACTTGTTGATCACATCTGCAATGATGAATTCAGTTCTTCGATATGAATTTGACATCAGCAAGCtagattttttcttccattgtatttttctgGCATGACTATGCAAAGAAGGGAGGTCCAAGGTCATCTGAGCAATATACAAAGGCATTGCATAATAAAGAAAAGTggcattttcaaaaatcaacAGTTCAGAAAAGACACAGTGATTGTTTTCTAATTACTgcatttcctgaaaataataGAAGCAAGAGATACAAGTCACTTTCTTAAAAGGTAAAGGGAGATGATTTTCCAAAAGCACTAAAACAACAATAATTAAGTTAAATGCCTAACCAACCACTTAATCTTTTTGTCTTCCAGAGGTCTACACTACCTGACATATTTTGTGTCCTTATATATCCTTAATATAACAGGCTACGTGGTCAGCTTTCCTCTGTCGTGGAGAGAGGGCAAAGATTTAAGATCTGATGAGGAAAGGAAACTTTCCCTGCCAGAGCACTGATTTCCTCACCATTAAGATACAGAGAGGTAGCAGAGGCAGTCTCTGCAGCCTGCACTAGAGCCTGCTGACAATTTTGATGAGGAAATAAGGAACAATGTTTCACCACCTCATTTCTTCAGCACAGACCAGTAGAAAAACATACCAGGATGGTCAACTCTCCCCAGAGAAGCTTTTTGCCTTTAATTGTTGCTATGATTCCTGTAACTGCAGCATTACCAACCTTGTTACTGTCCCCAGCACACCAAAGGctgaaaggggaaaatacttacaatagagaaaaggaggcaaaaCACCTTTGTGTCTCTGAAACATGGCTAAAAGATTAATTTCAGTGAATACCAGGCCAATAAGCTACAAGTAAATGAACACCTCTTTACTGCtaattttttgctattttacctttcattaaaaaaataattccatctAAACTCAGTTGAATATCATAAAGCTCTTcatattttaaagcactttggAGCAATTATTTTGAAGGGAGCCCTTGACAGTTAAATGAGTCAGTTAAATGAATGTTATAGAAGATACATAATGATTTTTAGCGAAATATTGAATCTAACCAGAAATGAGGAAAACCAGGCATAAGCACCCTGGGTGTATTTGAATAATAATGTCTTGCTTGAGAGTTCAATGGATTTTGTATATTCTAACAATGAAGCTATTAGCTAGGTAGACCAAGCTGaggtttctctctctttttttttctttaccttcttGTTTGATTTTAACCTTTATAAAaaatttctgcatcttttttttttaatttagaaaatcaatgtggattatttttttttaatgcttgcaGGTACTGGTGTCATCACTGTGCTACATTTTATTGCAAACACATGATGGTAAAGAGATTTCATTCCTTAGATTGAGTATGTCTGCTTGTTTTAATGATGATAATcagaaactaaattaaaaacaaaacaaacaaacaaaagcccacAAAATCCAGTGTTTACATGGGGTCCAATATTAGAGTTTTGAGCAATACAAACCCCCTGTTTAAGTTAAGGGGAAGTTTTTGTGCATTATGAGAGTAAGACTAGGCACACACAGTACAGATTTATTTATCCTAGAACATTATCTCCATAACCCTCATTTCTTAGTTTGCTGCAAAATCTGAAATGGCATCAAGGTTTTACATGACTTCTCATCATCATATTAAAAAACATCACCATATTTAAAATTGTAAGCAATATTACTGTcggctattattattattattgtgctTCAGCACAAGAACAAGGCACTGTTCTGCTCCTGCTCAACTGCCACCCATTAGAGGATTTTgtttgctggaagaaaaatgaacgGATTGAAAACAGTCCACTAGGAATGCATTTCCCTGTagattttgaaaggaaaaggaaaaacttcaATGCTGAACAAATGAGGCTGAAAAACAGGGATCATACATACCGAGTTTCTCTGGTGAAATGAGGTGGAAGGTCTGTTTCACAGCAGAAAGGCCAACCACACATACAAAGGCAATATTTATTGGAACCTACAGTCTGCCTAAAGCTTTCAGCTCTCTAGCTGAACACTaaaaactaccaaaaaaaaaacactactgaaACAGTCACAACCTGTTAGGAAGCAGAAGATTCAGGTCCGAAACAAACTGATGAGATGAGATCTTTGTTGGGGGATCAACCAAACAAAGCGAAGCCCCAGCGGTCTCCGAGCTCCCCCAGGTGTGGGTGCAGGAGCGGGCTGGCAGCTCAGGGCACCACTGCAGTGCTGCACAGGGCAAGGGCCATCGGCATCATCTGCCCGCCCGCGGCACCCCACATGCTCCACACTCCCTGAAACCACTGCTACGAGAACATGGCAGGATGAGAAGGAAGGGAGCAAAAGGCAACACATGGCTTGATGCTAGGAGTGCTTGCCACGGGGAATTACGGTTTTGAATACTGCTGGACATGGGCAGGTACACTGCTCAGAAACCACACAGACCTCACTTTCCCTGGATGATAAACTTTACAGAGACGAGAATACTTAAAGTGagcaattaagaaaaacagagataagAATACTGAAACTAAGCAAATAAGAAAATCCATGAATTTCACACACAAGCTATTTTTCCCCATATCTGGGACGAGCTTCCACCCTTCCCTCCTCGCCTCCTCCACTTCAGTGTGTTGCAATAAACGTAGCAGCCCGTTTTGCTTTAAAAGTCAGCCACGGTTCAGCGAACAGGCTGACACGCTATTTCATGTGAGAAAAGAAGCTGTGATTTAATCTCATTTCCACTAGCTAGATTCCTAGCTAATGTATCTGGGGATAGTTAAGCCTGTGTTCACTGTAAAACATCTGCATTGGCCCTCTGCATTTCCACAGAGCATAGGTGAAAAATTAGCTAGGTTTCTTGCACTTGCTAGGCAACAACGGTAAATCTCCATATACTCACAGATGTAGAAATACTCCCGGCCTGGCCTGAACTCAAATCCTAGTGAGAAGGGCGTGAAGAGCTGGAATTTTTCTGAGAACTTCAGCGGTCCATTTGGGGAGTGTGGCCGATTGCACTCCCACCTCTTGAACCCTTTGGAGGTGTGATCGCAGGAGCTGTAGCCGTCAAAGTTCACCATGTACAGAACATAGCGTTCGGTCTTATCTTCTGGCACTGAATCTTCGTAGTGAGGGCAGAACACATCCAGGTAGTCATTGATGCACACATCGATGTGGTAGTCACCCTGCTGGAATCTGAAATCAAAGAAAGAGTTCAGACATAAGCACAGTTAATGCAGGATGACCTTGTTGCAGGATAACGTTCTCGTAAAGGGGGCATCACTAATGTAATTTCACTTCACTCCAGCCACGCACATTCACTCTCTAAACTAACCCTTAATATTCACCAGAGCTATCAGAGACTGCTTGTGCAGGACTATGGTTATATGACTTTCTGGATAaaggttttgttccttttttctgacaaaatgaGTTGTCTCATGCTAACGCACACCAAGTTACAGACTATCTCTCCCTATGTCTTTATTGAATAAACAAAGtctctgctttttgtttatttatttatttttattaaattggagggagaagcaagaagaaacaaagaagccAAAACTGTATCAGCCTCCCCATACCAGTGCCTATATAAACATATACCtgtgcagaaaaataagcaacCCAGGCATGCCCTTTTCTATAAATCAGGCGGTAGTCACCCCTGTGTTGAAAGCCGACTTGACTATAAGAACTTACAGTTACTGCAAGAGCACAAACAGGTTTACTCTCTTCATGATTAGCAGCAGTTTGTCAAGACGCAAAGAAAACCCtgtattgctttttaaagatatttgaaAAGCACTACAACTCCTTTGCCAGAAGTACATACTGGAGACGTCACTTTGCTCAGATAAAAGGATTCTGGGATACGAATTATCAGCTCTCAGCCTAAGGTGACAGGTCTGAATAAATGCCAGCTGAGAAATGCAGCGCAAGGCACCAGCACAGAtgcactttattattattactattactgaGGAGTCCTCAGAGGCGTGGGattcttgtttttttggggatgtgtgtgttctttttccttccctccatgTTTCACATACGTTACTTTCCTAACGCCTGCCGTAGAATCTGGAAGAAACTATGGGAACAAATTCACTGCCTCCATGGGAGCTTATACCGTGATGGATTTAATGATTCCATAAAGCAGGTCTGTACGTCTATCAGACTCCCTGGGGCTGCCAAAGAAACCAACCACTGACCTGCTCCACATCAGGGAACTGGGCTACTTGTAGCTCCTCTCTTTCGCGGCTGCAGTTGTCAAGTGTACCACAGAGCAATAAAAAGGCCATGACAGATTTAACTATAATACTTCTTTTTAGCTGAGGGGCATATTTTAAACACCTGATGGGCTTGAAATCTGCCATCTGGAGCCTTCTATctaatttcagagaaaaagcaatgaTCTGCTGGCCCTCCAAGGATAAATTCAGAGCAAACTATACCTTTTCATATCCCTACAATAATTTAGCTTcaataaaatagctttttaaaggaaaaaaattgaacacGCATCAAGGCATGATATATCTGTATAATTTCAGCCAGTGCACAGACTCAGAGTTCCATTCTGAAACAAgaagtctttcttttcttaaacacaGTTCTTTCACGAAAATTCACATTTATCTAAATCATTagttaaaaatctattttgtgCTCCAGTGCTTTCAAAACCTGTCACACAGATACTGTCTTAACACACTTACAAAAACGTACTGTTTTGAAACTGGTGCCTGTTCTCTGTATCAGTTAGCAGTACACCATTTCTTACtagttataaaaagaaatatctaaTAAGTTGAAAACTAGGAGGCTTTATTCTAGCAATGATaactctgtttttgttttggctgcatttttttaattacattttttatttgattttgtaaCTAGTAACTAAAATGATAATtaatatgtgcatatatacatgtacatttattttaaatttgcacGCTTCTTATTCTCAAGCCCACCTCTCATACCACCCTCTGCCTTCACAATAATGCTTAATCATGGTTTTGTGACAGAAAATGCACACGTTTCGAACTAAGACTAAGAACTAGATTTAAGTAACTGTAGACATTCAGGATCAGACTGGTCTCCTTAACACTGGATTTTAACAATACAAATAACCTCATGCAAACTGCTTCTCCAGACTCCCTTTAAGTCAATGGAGAGAAATAGGGACTTTGAG is a genomic window of Anser cygnoides isolate HZ-2024a breed goose chromosome Z, Taihu_goose_T2T_genome, whole genome shotgun sequence containing:
- the EFNA5 gene encoding ephrin-A5 isoform X3, whose product is MLRFQQGDYHIDVCINDYLDVFCPHYEDSVPEDKTERYVLYMVNFDGYSSCDHTSKGFKRWECNRPHSPNGPLKFSEKFQLFTPFSLGFEFRPGREYFYISSAIPDNGRRSCLKLKVFVRPANSCMKTIGVHDRVFDVNDKVENSLEPADDTVHESAEPSRGENAAQTPRIPSWLLATLLFLLAMLLIL